A window from Bufo bufo chromosome 1, aBufBuf1.1, whole genome shotgun sequence encodes these proteins:
- the MINAR1 gene encoding major intrinsically disordered Notch2-binding receptor 1 translates to MSDAQDPSYLLVKILEDLDSKQNSASYQDLCKSLCSRYELPELAKLRSLLYYTACQDPSFPASLFRDKMRNAAENQQSKKIIAAADIVTIFNLIQMNDGTAKEKLPIQQQSQQKEGMESDTDVYSGKDIAPHKEAQKRDTNRSYSITRSSNCHKEECEGLHTFLPEPNFLLGVKQDGNERAASLERLQALDSYPMVTPQSCEMQSTYFPSQPLSETESLPPTPSEEPFRLPASSGQRRNVFKDDFHNVVRMSPNVSLKKNEGKISPKTVFFNHSFEMPYSSHYLNTAYSSSEDFRRSKHESLDDLQASTYFGPTTGSGLQDQKRFINKPRHLIGKPVKSWSLNTEEVPDFERSFFNRKEEAMCYPSTGLATANFVSVPERHHSYLPDLALKNNGKKFCEPQDVEKQEALRRFRDKGTKTPSCQFSVEKTESVGTQTEQTDAKKGKESNIPSNCSRYIEGRARNQSEADSEIISDDISDIFRFLDDMSLCGSSGIPQSSCYNSSGSLSQIPRADNDSSPEHASSRANSKPTKGPRGETLEEEELKSSVRKLVRRIGEIEKKLESLSGVRDEVSQVLAKLNKLDERIQPPEKAKLEVESQPHSDAISSARTSPSPFQDQNTSHNGNVDKPDCCCPDITNATTESLRVKAMKKNLFSQRSVRSLTEDINTSESKPGNSQHESRPWGFPKQPSVSEEEKKDKGGSSRDWHRKSKEVDLKHEIPHLHRMPKPARDSYMVEQVFSPHPYPASLKSHMKSNPIYTDMRLTDMAELKRTQPSWTIEEYAHNSGEKGRLTALDLQAQESLNPNNLEFWMEDIYTPGYDSLLKRKEAEFRRAKVCKMAALITAAACTVILVIVVPICTMKS, encoded by the exons ATGAGTGATGCCCAGGACCCTTCCTATCTTCTTGTGAAGATTCTAGAAGATTTAGACTCAAAGCAAAATTCTGCTTCTTACCAAGACCTCTGTAAATCTTTATGTTCCCGATATGAACTACCCGAACTTGCAAAGCTGCGCAGTCTCCTTTACTACACTGCCTGTCAAGATCCCAGCTTTCCAGCAAGTCTCTTCCGAGACAAGATGAGAAATGCCGCAGAGAATCAACAATCCAAAAAAATTATAGCAGCTGCTGATATAGTCACAATATTTAATTTGATACAAATGAATGATGGGACTGCCAAAGAAAAGTTGCCCATCCAACAGCAGTCTCAGCAGAAAGAAGGAATGGAGTCCGACACAGATGTTTACAGTGGAAAAGATATAGCCCCACATAAAGAAGCACAGAAACGAGATACCAACCGGAGCTATTCCATCACCAGGTCCTCCAACTGCCACAAAGAAGAGTGTGAGGGACTTCATACATTTCTCCCTGAGCCAAATTTCCTCTTAGGAGTTAAGCAAGACGGAAATGAACGGGCAGCTTCCTTGGAAAGATTGCAAGCTTTGGACTCATACCCTATGGTAACACCGCAATCCTGTGAAATGCAAAGCACCTACTTCCCCAGTCAGCCATTATCTGAGACAGAATCACTGCCACCTACACCCAGTGAAGAGCCGTTCAGACTTCCAGCTTCCAGTGGACAGAGAAGAAATGTTTTTAAGGATGATTTCCATAATGTAGTTAGAATGTCACCTAATGTATCATTGAAAAAGAATGAAGGGAAAATAAGTCCTAAGACAGTTTTTTTCAATCACAGTTTTGAGATGCCATACAGCTCTCACTATCTAAATACAGCATACTCCTCTTCAGAGGACTTTCGAAGGTCAAAGCACGAAAGCCTGGATGATCTTCAGGCTTCCACATATTTTGGTCCAACAACTGGTTCGGGATTGCAAGATCAAAAAAGGTTTATTAATAAGCCCAGACACCTTATAGGAAAACCTGTAAAAAGCTGGAGCTTAAACACTGAAGAGGTACCAGATTTTGAACGGTCATTTTTTAATAGAAAGGAAGAAGCTATGTGCTACCCAAGCACTGGCTTAGCAACAGCAAATTTTGTTTCTGTACCAGAGCGACATCATTCTTATTTACCAGATCTAGCATTGAAAAATAATGGAAAGAAATTTTGTGAGCCTCAAGATGTTGAAAAACAAGAGGCCTTAAGGAGATTCAGAGACAAGGGCACAAAAACTCCATCCTGTCAATTTAGTGTAGAGAAGACCGAAAGTGTTGGTACACAGACAGAACAAACCGATGCAAAAAAAGGAAAGGAATCAAACATCCCATCCAACTGCAGCCGCTATATAGAAGGCAGGGCTCGTAACCAGTCTGAAGCAGACTCTGAAATCATTAGTGATGACATTAGTGACATATTCAGATTCCTAGATGATATGAGTCTTTGTGGATCATCTGGCATCCCTCAATCCTCTTGCTACAATAGTAGTGGTTCCTTATCTCAAATTCCTCGAGCAGACAACGATAGTTCTCCAGAGCATGCATCAAGCAGGGCAAACAGTAAACCAACCAAGGGCCCTCGGGGTGAAACTTTGGAAGAAGAAGAACTAAAAAGTAGTGTCAGAAAGTTAGTCAGAAGAATTGGAGAGATTGAGAAAAAGTTAGAGTCACTTTCTGGTGTACGTGATGAAGTATCTCAAGTCTTGGCCAAGCTGAATAAGCTAGATGAGcgaatacagcccccagagaaaGCAAAGTTAGAAGTTGAAAGTCAACCTCATAGTGATGCCATTTCCAGTGCAAGAACTTCACCAAGTCCATTCCAAGATCAAAATACATCCCACAATGGGAATGTGGACAAACCTGACTGCTGTTGTCCAGACATTACAAATGCTACCACTGAAAGTCTCAGAGTTAAAGCCATGAAAAAAAACCTTTTCTCACAAAGGTCTGTCCGATCATTAACTGAAGATATTAATACCAGTGAGTCTAAACCCGGAAACTCCCAGCATGAATCTAGACCTTGGGGATTCCCTAAACAGCCTAGTGTATCTGAGGAAGAAAAGAAGGATAAAGGGGGATCAAGTCGAGACTGGCATCGCAAATCAAAAGA GGTGGATCTCAAGCATGAAATACCTCATTTGCATAGGATGCCAAAACCAGCTAGAGATTCGTATATGGTAGAACAAGTGTTCAGTCCTCATCCTTATCCGGCATCTTTGAAGTCCCACATGAAAAGCAATCCCATTTACACAGACATGCGCCTAACAGACATGGCAGAGCTTAAACGAACCCAACCGTCATGGACTATAGAAGAATATGCACACAATTCAGGAGAAAAAGGGCGTCTGACAGCACTGGATCTCCAG GCTCAGGAGTCTCTTAACCCAAATAACTTGGAGTTTTGGATGGAAGATATCTACACTCCGGGTTATGACTCTCTGCTGAAGAGAAAGGAAGCAGAGTTCCGGCGAGCCAAGGTCTGCAAGATGGCGGCACTCATCACCGCAGCTGCCTGTACAGTAATCCTAGTGATTGTGGTACCTATTTGCACCATGAAGTCCTAA